In Desulfotignum phosphitoxidans DSM 13687, a single window of DNA contains:
- a CDS encoding (Fe-S)-binding protein — translation MPEAIQLTRSSNGISDKVKQLIPDGNLSACLTCGTCTSGCPATGLMDMDPRKFLRMAVFGLDRELERHPWVWACTMCNRCYDACPMKLNIPQLIFYLRSQWPREERPKGILGSCDHHVRSRGGAMGVPLEDFQFTVEDVAEECREQEGFEELTVDLDREGAYFALNQNSREPVTEPDELMPLWKILHKVGADWTYYSDMWGGENYCMFLADDASWEKIVRAQAEHIDKLGCKVFLNTECGHSFYAVWAGLQRFNIPHKFEFRSIVEYYARWIREGKLPVTSGWNTTGIKFTVQDPCNVVRKSLGDRFADDLRYVVKQVVGEENFVEMAPNKSNNFCCGGGGGALQAGYTDERRQYGKTKFDQIQATGANYVVTPCHNCHAQIEDMAHAHGGDYYTVHLWTLICLSMGILGENERTYLGPDLAEYGL, via the coding sequence ATGCCGGAAGCAATTCAATTGACCCGTTCTTCCAACGGGATCAGCGACAAAGTCAAACAACTCATCCCGGACGGCAATCTGTCGGCCTGTCTGACCTGCGGTACCTGTACCAGTGGCTGTCCTGCCACGGGTTTGATGGATATGGATCCCAGAAAATTTCTGCGCATGGCGGTTTTCGGCCTGGACCGGGAGCTGGAACGTCATCCCTGGGTGTGGGCCTGCACCATGTGCAACCGCTGCTATGATGCCTGCCCCATGAAACTCAACATTCCCCAGCTCATCTTTTACCTGCGGTCCCAGTGGCCCAGGGAGGAACGGCCCAAAGGTATTCTGGGGTCCTGCGATCACCATGTACGCTCCCGGGGCGGGGCCATGGGAGTCCCTCTGGAGGATTTTCAGTTCACGGTGGAAGATGTGGCTGAAGAGTGCCGGGAGCAGGAAGGGTTTGAAGAGCTTACCGTGGACCTGGACCGGGAAGGGGCCTATTTCGCTTTGAACCAGAACTCCCGGGAACCCGTGACCGAGCCGGATGAGCTCATGCCGTTGTGGAAGATCCTTCACAAGGTCGGGGCTGACTGGACCTATTATTCCGACATGTGGGGGGGAGAAAACTACTGCATGTTCCTGGCCGATGATGCATCCTGGGAAAAGATCGTCCGGGCCCAGGCCGAACATATCGACAAACTGGGCTGCAAGGTGTTTCTCAATACGGAATGCGGCCACTCTTTTTATGCGGTCTGGGCCGGTCTCCAGCGGTTCAACATCCCTCACAAATTTGAATTCAGAAGCATTGTGGAATATTACGCCCGATGGATCCGGGAGGGAAAACTGCCCGTCACATCCGGCTGGAATACGACCGGTATCAAATTCACGGTCCAGGACCCCTGCAACGTGGTGAGAAAATCGCTGGGAGACCGTTTTGCCGATGACCTGCGGTACGTGGTCAAACAGGTGGTGGGGGAAGAGAATTTTGTGGAAATGGCCCCCAATAAATCCAACAACTTCTGCTGCGGCGGTGGAGGCGGGGCCCTCCAGGCCGGGTACACGGATGAACGCAGACAATATGGCAAAACCAAGTTCGATCAGATCCAGGCCACGGGGGCCAATTATGTGGTGACACCCTGTCACAACTGCCATGCCCAGATCGAAGATATGGCCCATGCCCATGGCGGTGACTATTACACGGTGCATCTGTGGACCTTGATCTGCCTGTCCATGGGCATTCTGGGTGAAAACGAGCGGACCTATCTGGGGCCGGACCTGGCCGAATACGGGCTTTGA
- a CDS encoding HyaD/HybD family hydrogenase maturation endopeptidase, which produces MTDNITVLGVGNILYQDDGVGIRVVEALSQGYDFSDNVSIVDGGVLGINLLGIISQAGRLIVVDTVINHGRPGDLHRLEHQDIPHRILAKNSLHQVDLIEALTLCQALDHVPETTIIGIEPQNLNTLNENLTPLIRSRLPALIEKVLEEIVLSGGTYTRKI; this is translated from the coding sequence ATGACAGATAATATCACCGTGCTGGGAGTGGGAAACATCCTGTACCAGGATGACGGGGTGGGCATCCGTGTGGTGGAAGCCCTGTCACAGGGCTATGACTTTTCCGACAATGTCTCCATAGTGGACGGCGGGGTTCTGGGGATCAACCTTTTAGGGATCATCTCCCAGGCCGGCCGCCTCATTGTGGTGGATACCGTCATCAACCACGGCCGGCCCGGGGACCTCCACCGCCTGGAACATCAGGACATCCCCCACCGGATCCTGGCCAAAAACTCCCTTCACCAGGTGGACCTCATCGAAGCCCTGACCCTGTGCCAGGCCCTGGACCATGTGCCGGAAACCACCATCATTGGGATCGAGCCCCAAAACCTGAACACCCTTAATGAAAACCTGACACCCCTGATCCGGTCCCGGCTGCCGGCCCTGATCGAAAAGGTGCTGGAAGAGATTGTTCTCAGTGGAGGGACCTATACCCGAAAAATCTGA
- a CDS encoding hydrogenase small subunit, translated as MKTDQQIEFYDNLEKKGVSRRDFLKYCTALTATMGLSYSCVGKVAEQIEAAAAQRPAVIWLHFGECTGCSEAFLRTPDVGGIILETISVEYHETIMAASGHQAEQNLHNAVKQYDGKFVCVVEGAIATAHNGAYGKVGGRTFLDIAWDVIPHAAVTLAIGSCAAYGGVAAAAPNPGGYKGVTDAIGAPAINLPGCPMNPLNLLGTILKYLNNEPMEMDGYGRPLFAYGESVHDRCPRLKHYENFEFATEFGSKEVEMGYCLLDLGCKGPETYNNCPTAKFNDSTSFPIQAGHPCIGCSEPGFWDTMTPFYEET; from the coding sequence ATGAAAACAGATCAGCAGATCGAATTTTACGACAACCTGGAGAAAAAAGGGGTCTCACGAAGGGACTTTCTCAAGTATTGTACCGCCCTCACCGCAACCATGGGCCTGTCCTATTCCTGCGTGGGCAAGGTGGCGGAACAGATCGAGGCAGCCGCAGCACAGCGGCCGGCCGTTATCTGGCTGCATTTTGGTGAATGCACCGGGTGTTCGGAGGCATTTTTACGGACCCCGGATGTGGGGGGGATCATCCTGGAAACCATTTCAGTTGAATACCATGAAACCATCATGGCGGCATCCGGACATCAGGCAGAGCAAAACCTTCACAATGCAGTCAAACAGTATGACGGCAAATTTGTCTGTGTGGTGGAAGGGGCCATTGCCACGGCCCATAACGGGGCATACGGCAAAGTCGGGGGCAGAACCTTTCTGGACATCGCCTGGGATGTCATCCCCCATGCCGCTGTCACCCTTGCCATCGGCTCCTGTGCCGCTTACGGCGGGGTAGCAGCCGCCGCTCCCAACCCCGGAGGATACAAAGGAGTCACCGATGCCATTGGCGCGCCGGCCATCAACCTGCCGGGCTGCCCCATGAATCCGTTGAACCTCTTAGGCACCATTCTCAAATACCTGAACAATGAACCCATGGAAATGGATGGATACGGCAGGCCCCTGTTTGCCTATGGTGAGAGTGTCCATGACCGGTGTCCCCGGCTGAAACATTATGAAAATTTCGAATTTGCCACGGAATTCGGGTCCAAAGAGGTGGAAATGGGCTACTGCCTTTTAGATCTGGGATGTAAAGGTCCGGAAACCTATAACAATTGTCCTACCGCAAAATTCAATGACAGCACCAGTTTTCCCATCCAGGCGGGGCACCCCTGTATCGGGTGCAGTGAACCCGGCTTCTGGGACACCATGACCCCGTTTTACGAAGAAACCTGA
- a CDS encoding DNA methyltransferase: protein MALTSTQIPLSSIILDESIYPRKAVDHRRVAIFAENIRDGIAFDPIEVEPFPDKPGFYRHLDGVHRWHAYKATGVEMVTVIIKDLAGDDPLLYAAAKAIGPKQLTEEEARDTARRAYSGNPRLSSAEIGKAVGRARRTVDGYIADLRAATQMDTDIKIFRMHHLGMPQDRMAQRLGLNQKTIHNHLGDLATLPNLLNADLSRGFTVAQVAEKHGWPEPLVWSLALEGKNDHDRFKALGWGFRTWDQWEFNDCDDRFGDDWPGRIPAQLVAHILRYFSQPGDLVLDPMAGGGVTPDTCLAMNRRCWAFDMEDRPDTRPEIEPFTWEISSDQGLSWPVSAKGKPDLVIFDPPYFDKKAGEYDEKSISGLSRNDYLDFLAAFFARMKKHVKKKTRLAFINADWRDFQNTPAMAETHKGGILIDDYLEILNKTGWYHTHIIQAPLSSQRFSPGIVSAMQKRDILGVTSRYVIILNQQGKA from the coding sequence ATGGCCCTGACATCGACACAAATTCCTCTTTCTTCCATCATTCTGGATGAGTCGATTTATCCCAGAAAAGCAGTCGATCACAGGCGGGTGGCCATATTTGCCGAAAACATCCGGGATGGGATTGCCTTTGATCCCATCGAGGTGGAACCCTTTCCTGACAAACCCGGTTTCTACCGCCATCTGGACGGGGTACACCGATGGCACGCCTACAAGGCAACAGGCGTGGAAATGGTCACTGTCATTATCAAAGATCTGGCCGGGGATGATCCCCTGCTGTATGCAGCAGCCAAAGCCATCGGGCCGAAACAGTTGACAGAAGAAGAAGCCAGGGACACAGCCCGCCGGGCATATTCAGGAAACCCCCGCCTCAGTTCTGCGGAGATCGGAAAGGCTGTCGGCCGGGCCAGACGAACTGTGGACGGCTACATCGCCGATCTTCGTGCCGCCACCCAGATGGACACGGACATCAAGATATTCCGCATGCACCACTTGGGCATGCCCCAGGACCGGATGGCACAGCGGCTGGGCCTGAATCAGAAAACGATACATAACCATTTAGGAGATTTGGCAACATTGCCAAATCTCCTAAATGCCGATTTATCCCGGGGATTCACCGTGGCCCAGGTGGCTGAAAAGCACGGCTGGCCCGAGCCTCTGGTCTGGTCCCTGGCCCTGGAGGGCAAAAATGATCATGACCGGTTCAAAGCACTTGGCTGGGGATTCCGGACCTGGGACCAGTGGGAATTCAATGACTGTGACGACCGGTTCGGGGATGACTGGCCCGGCCGAATCCCGGCCCAGCTGGTCGCCCATATCCTGCGCTATTTTTCCCAGCCCGGGGACCTGGTCCTGGACCCCATGGCCGGGGGCGGCGTGACCCCGGACACCTGCCTTGCCATGAACCGCCGGTGCTGGGCATTCGACATGGAGGACCGGCCCGATACCCGCCCGGAAATCGAACCCTTCACCTGGGAGATCTCTTCGGATCAAGGGCTGTCCTGGCCTGTGAGCGCCAAGGGAAAACCAGACCTGGTCATTTTTGATCCGCCCTACTTTGATAAAAAAGCCGGGGAGTATGATGAAAAAAGCATTTCCGGACTGTCCAGAAACGATTATCTGGATTTTCTGGCGGCGTTTTTTGCCCGAATGAAAAAACATGTCAAAAAAAAGACCCGGCTGGCGTTTATCAATGCAGACTGGCGGGATTTTCAGAACACCCCGGCAATGGCTGAAACACACAAGGGCGGCATCCTCATCGACGATTACCTGGAGATCCTGAACAAAACAGGATGGTATCACACCCATATCATCCAGGCCCCCCTGTCCTCCCAGCGCTTCAGCCCCGGCATCGTTTCAGCCATGCAGAAACGAGATATCCTGGGCGTTACCAGCCGGTATGTGATCATTCTGAACCAGCAGGGGAAAGCATGA
- a CDS encoding nickel-dependent hydrogenase large subunit translates to MGQRILIDPITRIEGHLRIEVEVENGRVKDAWSSGQMFRGIEMMLKGRDPRDAHHFVQRSCGVCTYVHALSSARAVEAACNITIPDNARIIRNLLHGAQYQHDHIVHFYHLHALDWVDIVSALSADPVKTASLSENVSGRPGTADYFRTVQDKLKTFVNSGQLGPFNNAYWGHPAYQLPAEANLMAASHYLEALKLQAKAARMHAIFGGKNPHPQSLVVGGVTCIGDLTPERLDEFYGIWKETKEFVDQVYIPDILAVASFYKDWAGIGGNNATYLAYGDFPRKGVDDDLLLPGGVLMGDLTPKPLDTNLITEDVTRGWYEPGESRHPYQGETKPIPAEVTYNTDDKYSWIKAPRYDGRSAEVGPLARNLVAYTRGQKDVKQLVDHVLSTLGVGTEALFSTLGRTAARGIETAVVGNAMETWIDELRTNIARGDKEIYQPWTMPDTGMGYGLNDVPRGALGHWIEIDKGMIKNYQYVVPSTWNLGPRDAQNQKGPVENSLIGTPVADPKQPLEILRTVHSYDPCIACAIHVIDPHTNETYKVRVI, encoded by the coding sequence ATGGGCCAACGAATCCTTATCGATCCCATTACCAGAATAGAGGGACATTTACGCATTGAAGTGGAGGTGGAGAACGGCCGGGTCAAAGATGCCTGGAGTTCAGGCCAGATGTTCCGGGGCATAGAAATGATGCTCAAGGGCCGCGATCCCAGGGATGCCCACCATTTTGTCCAGCGGTCCTGCGGGGTGTGCACCTATGTCCATGCCCTGTCATCGGCCAGGGCCGTGGAAGCGGCCTGCAACATCACCATCCCGGACAATGCACGGATCATCCGGAACCTGCTCCACGGGGCACAGTACCAGCATGACCATATCGTGCATTTTTATCATCTGCACGCCCTGGACTGGGTGGACATCGTGTCCGCCCTGTCTGCCGACCCGGTGAAAACCGCTTCACTGTCGGAAAATGTCAGCGGCCGTCCCGGAACGGCCGATTATTTCAGAACGGTCCAGGACAAATTAAAGACCTTTGTCAACAGCGGCCAGCTGGGGCCATTCAACAACGCCTACTGGGGGCATCCCGCCTACCAGCTGCCGGCTGAAGCCAACCTCATGGCCGCCTCCCATTACCTGGAAGCCCTGAAACTCCAGGCCAAAGCCGCCCGGATGCATGCCATCTTCGGCGGCAAAAACCCCCATCCCCAGTCCCTGGTGGTGGGCGGTGTCACCTGTATCGGGGATCTGACACCTGAACGGCTCGATGAATTTTACGGGATCTGGAAAGAGACCAAAGAATTTGTGGACCAGGTCTATATCCCGGATATTCTGGCCGTGGCCTCATTTTACAAGGACTGGGCCGGCATCGGCGGCAACAACGCCACCTATCTGGCGTATGGGGATTTTCCCCGCAAAGGCGTGGACGACGACCTGCTGCTGCCCGGCGGGGTCCTGATGGGGGACCTTACACCCAAACCCCTGGACACGAATCTGATCACCGAAGATGTCACCCGGGGCTGGTATGAACCCGGAGAATCCAGACATCCCTATCAGGGTGAAACCAAACCCATACCGGCGGAGGTCACATATAACACGGATGACAAGTACTCCTGGATCAAAGCCCCCCGGTATGACGGCAGATCCGCAGAGGTGGGTCCCCTGGCCCGGAACCTGGTGGCCTACACCCGGGGCCAGAAAGATGTGAAACAGCTGGTGGACCATGTCCTTTCCACTCTGGGCGTGGGCACGGAGGCGTTGTTCTCCACGCTGGGCAGGACCGCTGCCAGAGGGATTGAAACCGCTGTGGTGGGCAATGCCATGGAAACCTGGATTGATGAACTGCGGACCAATATCGCCAGAGGGGATAAAGAGATCTACCAGCCCTGGACCATGCCGGACACGGGCATGGGATACGGGCTCAATGATGTCCCGAGAGGGGCATTGGGCCACTGGATCGAAATCGACAAGGGCATGATCAAAAATTACCAGTATGTGGTTCCCTCCACCTGGAATTTAGGACCCAGGGATGCGCAAAACCAGAAAGGGCCGGTGGAAAATTCCCTGATCGGCACCCCCGTGGCGGATCCCAAACAGCCTCTGGAAATCCTGCGCACGGTCCATTCCTATGACCCGTGCATTGCCTGTGCCATCCATGTGATCGATCCCCACACCAATGAAACATACAAGGTCCGGGTCATCTGA
- a CDS encoding trimethylamine methyltransferase family protein — translation MGMFTDELYFKPRLQVINDDQIAQLHMATLDVLERTGIKLTHPKALELLADAGATVNGDRVKIPSWLVEDAIRKAPKRVVLGKRTGERTVTLERDKSYFGPSLDCIDYMDPVTHERTRFNSDHVETTAALCDALPGFDWCMTIGMADDVDADIADRVVARQTLQYCEKPLVFCCKDTNSVKDIHEMALLMCGGQEAFENAPCLVHYSEPISPLVYYDPAVDKILFCAEKKIPLINFPAPQACGSAPATFAGILVQASAESLSGLVIHQLARPGAPFIYGAFTTIMDMRTSIFSYGAPELSLMTAALAQMAQHYRLPFFGTAGATDAKFCDAQAGAEAAFQCLSAAAAGSGLVHDCSSWMDHGNLVSPEFMVLVNDIVTSVQHYMKGIPITRETLALDVIHKVGPGGHYLQEKHTMDHFREIKYSDLFERDIYEKWKGKGEKRMEQRLQELTIEKMKHRPAPLDQKVIQELDRMQAAWK, via the coding sequence ATGGGTATGTTTACAGATGAGCTTTACTTTAAACCCAGACTTCAAGTCATTAACGACGATCAGATCGCCCAGCTTCATATGGCAACCCTGGATGTTCTGGAACGAACGGGGATCAAGCTGACCCATCCAAAGGCTTTGGAACTTCTGGCGGATGCCGGGGCAACCGTTAATGGGGACCGGGTAAAAATTCCGTCCTGGCTGGTGGAGGATGCCATCCGGAAGGCCCCGAAACGGGTGGTTCTCGGCAAACGGACCGGAGAGAGAACGGTGACCCTGGAACGGGACAAATCCTATTTTGGTCCCAGCCTGGACTGCATCGATTATATGGATCCCGTCACCCATGAGCGCACCCGCTTCAACAGCGACCATGTGGAAACAACGGCAGCGCTTTGTGATGCACTGCCCGGATTTGACTGGTGCATGACCATCGGCATGGCCGATGATGTGGATGCAGACATTGCCGACCGCGTGGTGGCCCGGCAGACGCTGCAGTACTGTGAAAAGCCCCTGGTTTTCTGCTGCAAGGACACCAACAGTGTCAAAGATATCCATGAGATGGCCCTGTTGATGTGCGGCGGACAGGAAGCATTTGAAAATGCCCCCTGCCTGGTCCACTACTCAGAACCCATCTCGCCCCTGGTGTACTATGATCCTGCCGTGGACAAGATTCTTTTCTGCGCGGAAAAAAAGATTCCCCTGATCAACTTTCCTGCCCCCCAGGCCTGTGGATCCGCCCCGGCCACCTTTGCCGGAATACTGGTTCAGGCCAGTGCAGAATCATTGAGCGGACTGGTGATCCATCAACTGGCCCGGCCGGGTGCCCCGTTTATTTACGGGGCCTTTACAACCATCATGGACATGCGGACATCCATATTCTCCTATGGCGCACCGGAACTGAGCCTGATGACCGCGGCCCTGGCCCAGATGGCCCAGCATTACCGGCTGCCCTTTTTCGGGACGGCAGGGGCCACGGATGCCAAGTTCTGTGATGCCCAGGCAGGCGCGGAAGCGGCCTTTCAATGCCTGAGCGCAGCGGCCGCAGGATCCGGCCTGGTCCATGACTGCAGCTCCTGGATGGATCACGGCAACCTGGTTTCACCGGAATTCATGGTACTGGTCAATGACATTGTCACCTCCGTCCAGCACTACATGAAAGGCATTCCCATCACCCGGGAAACCCTTGCACTGGATGTGATCCACAAGGTGGGACCGGGCGGTCACTATCTCCAGGAAAAGCATACCATGGACCACTTCAGGGAGATCAAGTACTCGGATCTGTTTGAACGCGACATTTATGAAAAATGGAAAGGCAAGGGGGAGAAGAGAATGGAACAGCGGCTCCAGGAGCTGACCATTGAAAAAATGAAACACCGGCCGGCCCCGCTGGACCAAAAAGTGATCCAGGAACTGGACCGGATGCAGGCTGCATGGAAATAA
- a CDS encoding IS91 family transposase, translated as MTTLCSHTQLPEKLQSSPNLGDIFRKHGNQFRSVHRLHPRQHKVMYDIEHCRCGEFGTHWEVCDTCSHMEKGYNSCRNRHCPGCNHIAQKRWVDARSNDLLPVSYHHCVFTLPHEFNPICQYNRRVMYDLLFEKSSETLLDFGHNPKRLGATIGFYGLLHTWGGKMWQHPHVHFITTAGGIAPDGHWVEPKYHSSFLFPVTALSNVFRAKFLEGLKEIHHKLKFPDNLSFLADPNTFSQWLYHEIPLEWVVFSKPPFKGPEEVVKYIGRYTHRCAISNNRIIAEKDGNIEFWFKNTKKDARWEITSLPVMTFMERFLYHVLPKHFHRIRYYGFLANGKARTNIESIRRDLAVETSKPAAPPEENRICPHCEQGNMITVLIIDGRGNVIVDETDLADPAAVMDTT; from the coding sequence ATGACGACGCTTTGCAGCCATACACAACTTCCGGAAAAGCTTCAATCAAGCCCAAACCTTGGTGATATATTCAGGAAACATGGTAATCAATTTCGATCGGTACACCGACTCCATCCACGGCAGCATAAGGTCATGTACGATATTGAGCATTGCCGATGCGGTGAGTTCGGCACCCACTGGGAGGTTTGCGACACTTGCAGCCACATGGAAAAAGGATACAACTCCTGCCGGAACCGCCACTGTCCCGGCTGCAACCATATTGCCCAGAAACGATGGGTTGATGCAAGAAGCAATGATTTGTTGCCTGTGTCGTATCACCATTGTGTTTTTACACTACCGCATGAGTTCAACCCCATCTGCCAGTATAATCGGCGAGTCATGTATGACCTGTTGTTTGAAAAATCATCAGAAACACTGCTGGACTTCGGACACAACCCCAAACGTCTGGGCGCCACCATAGGATTTTACGGACTTTTGCACACCTGGGGCGGAAAGATGTGGCAGCATCCCCATGTCCATTTCATCACAACCGCAGGGGGAATCGCCCCTGACGGCCACTGGGTCGAACCAAAATACCACAGCAGTTTTCTGTTCCCGGTAACGGCATTGTCAAACGTATTCAGGGCAAAGTTTCTGGAGGGACTGAAAGAGATCCACCATAAGCTTAAGTTCCCGGACAACTTGAGTTTTCTTGCAGATCCCAACACCTTCAGCCAGTGGCTGTACCATGAAATCCCCCTGGAATGGGTGGTTTTCTCCAAACCGCCCTTTAAAGGCCCCGAAGAAGTGGTCAAGTATATCGGCAGATACACCCACCGGTGCGCCATCAGCAATAACCGGATCATTGCCGAAAAAGACGGCAACATCGAATTCTGGTTCAAGAACACGAAGAAAGATGCCCGTTGGGAAATCACATCCCTGCCTGTGATGACCTTCATGGAGCGGTTCCTGTATCATGTGCTGCCCAAACATTTTCACCGCATCCGGTATTACGGGTTCCTGGCCAACGGAAAGGCGAGAACCAACATTGAATCCATTCGTCGGGATCTGGCAGTTGAAACTTCAAAGCCTGCGGCCCCACCGGAAGAAAACCGGATATGTCCGCACTGCGAACAAGGCAATATGATAACCGTCCTGATCATAGATGGCCGCGGGAACGTCATTGTTGATGAAACCGACCTGGCAGACCCTGCTGCTGTAATGGATACAACATAG
- a CDS encoding ATP-binding protein — translation MKRLAAKQILEWKDASRRKPLIIRGARQVGKTWLVENVLAGQFDRFVKIDLEKRRDIHTLFEDNLDPEKILVYLELEAGRIIPGKTLLFFDEIQACPRAIMALRYFYEQMPELHVIAAGSLLEFAFGDISIPVGRVQYLYMHPMTFYEYLNAVGKEPMAEFIRKSPSEVDPKIQKKILNELKIYFFVGGMPECIKTYRDAGSMIEAFAVQSEILDSYRDDFSKYTPKMDITCLDAVFLNVAQNIGRQLKYTRLNAGHSGQMNHKAFDLLVKAGLIHKIPACDPTGLPLGATANHKKFKATMLDIGLLQRICQVPVELEFRQENLLAMYRGLLAEQFVAQEMLAGKDGSGLYYWARDARSSSAEVDYLAVRQGTIYPVEVKSGAGGSLKSLHLMLEKYPHCPEGIVLYSGIFKKLPEQKLTFMPLYCAAGLEYKILS, via the coding sequence ATGAAACGGCTGGCTGCAAAACAGATTCTCGAGTGGAAAGATGCGTCACGGCGCAAGCCCCTGATCATTCGAGGGGCGCGTCAGGTGGGTAAGACCTGGCTGGTTGAAAACGTTCTTGCCGGACAGTTTGACCGGTTTGTCAAAATCGACCTTGAAAAAAGGCGTGATATCCATACCCTCTTCGAGGACAATCTTGATCCTGAAAAAATTCTGGTCTATCTGGAATTGGAAGCCGGCAGAATTATTCCCGGTAAAACACTGCTGTTCTTTGACGAGATTCAGGCCTGCCCGCGGGCCATCATGGCCCTGAGGTATTTTTACGAGCAGATGCCTGAACTGCATGTGATCGCTGCCGGATCACTGCTGGAGTTTGCGTTTGGCGACATATCCATTCCCGTCGGACGGGTCCAGTATCTATACATGCATCCCATGACATTTTATGAATATCTCAATGCTGTAGGCAAAGAACCGATGGCGGAGTTTATACGCAAATCTCCGTCTGAAGTGGACCCGAAAATTCAGAAAAAGATCCTGAATGAATTGAAGATCTATTTTTTTGTCGGGGGTATGCCTGAATGCATCAAGACTTACCGTGATGCCGGCTCGATGATCGAAGCATTTGCTGTCCAATCGGAAATTCTTGATTCATATCGCGATGATTTTTCCAAATATACGCCGAAAATGGATATTACCTGCCTGGATGCGGTGTTTCTGAATGTTGCCCAAAATATCGGGCGGCAGTTGAAATATACCCGCCTCAATGCAGGACATTCCGGGCAGATGAATCATAAAGCGTTTGATCTGCTGGTAAAGGCAGGGCTCATTCACAAAATTCCGGCCTGCGATCCCACGGGACTGCCTTTGGGAGCCACAGCCAATCACAAGAAATTCAAGGCCACCATGCTGGATATCGGGTTGTTGCAGCGCATCTGCCAGGTTCCCGTGGAATTGGAATTCAGACAGGAAAATCTTTTGGCCATGTATCGCGGCCTCCTCGCAGAACAGTTTGTCGCCCAGGAAATGCTGGCCGGAAAAGATGGCTCCGGACTGTATTACTGGGCAAGGGATGCCCGGAGCAGCAGTGCCGAAGTGGACTATCTGGCGGTACGTCAGGGAACGATTTATCCCGTAGAGGTGAAATCCGGCGCCGGCGGAAGTTTGAAAAGCCTTCATCTGATGCTTGAAAAATATCCCCACTGCCCTGAGGGAATTGTGCTTTACAGCGGGATTTTCAAAAAGCTGCCGGAGCAGAAACTGACATTCATGCCTTTGTATTGTGCAGCCGGGTTGGAATATAAAATATTATCTTGA
- a CDS encoding ferritin family protein, producing the protein MEKSNSLNILKSAFLMERQGKSLYETARDKAEDEAVKRFFDDLATEEAQHMKMLEAQFKSIMQSGKFAAGGYEANGTGDTPPPILSQDLKNKINTAGFEATAITAAVAFEQKAVKLYGERADATTDPEEKKLYQWLSSWEQTHLQKLLTLQEDLNQRIWEDNSFWPF; encoded by the coding sequence ATGGAAAAATCAAATTCACTGAATATCCTTAAAAGCGCCTTTCTGATGGAACGTCAGGGCAAAAGCCTGTATGAGACCGCCCGGGACAAGGCGGAGGATGAGGCAGTCAAACGTTTTTTCGACGACCTGGCAACCGAGGAAGCCCAGCACATGAAAATGCTGGAGGCACAGTTCAAATCCATCATGCAGAGCGGTAAATTTGCGGCCGGCGGGTATGAAGCCAACGGGACCGGAGACACGCCGCCGCCCATTCTCAGTCAGGACCTGAAGAACAAAATCAACACGGCCGGATTTGAAGCGACCGCCATCACGGCCGCGGTGGCGTTTGAACAAAAAGCGGTCAAACTGTATGGGGAACGGGCTGACGCCACCACGGATCCAGAGGAAAAAAAGCTCTATCAATGGCTGTCATCCTGGGAACAGACCCATCTGCAAAAGCTGCTGACCCTCCAGGAAGATCTGAATCAGCGGATCTGGGAGGACAACAGTTTCTGGCCATTTTAA